A single window of Chitinophaga sp. XS-30 DNA harbors:
- a CDS encoding tagaturonate reductase: MLPRLNRQHVVNHPALGISEDHFQYPEKVLQFGTGVLLRGLVDYLVDKANKKGLFSGRIVVIKSTEGEAGAFAAQDGLFTTHIKGVAQGKPVDQYLVNASISRVLQSNAEWEAILETVAQPALEIIVSNTTEVGIQYVEEDIAAGVPASYPGKLLALLYERYRRFNGDPGKGFVIIPTELVVDNGQLLQEIVLKLAAFNKLPEEFVSWIKTANRFCSSLVDRIVPGKPKNLSECWKEAGYEDELWIDAEPFLLWAIEGDAAVAEKLSFQQADERMLIAPSITPYREQKLRILNGSHTAAVCLGYLSGLNTVYECMQDAFMNNFFKKAVMEEILPTLSALGPQTARFAQDVLDRFANPSIEHKLLSITFQTSSKMNARNVQTILRYHDAKGLLPESICLGFAATLLFLKPAQEVNGKFKGERKGEYYGINDDNAAVFAKYWQAVSSPEYAEVAAMVNAVCGDRKLWETDLAKLPGFTDAVAGHLTGMMKHGVKAYIANYSRVI, translated from the coding sequence ATGCTGCCTAGACTTAACAGACAACACGTTGTGAACCATCCCGCTTTGGGAATATCAGAAGATCATTTTCAATATCCTGAAAAAGTGCTGCAATTCGGTACCGGCGTATTGTTACGCGGACTGGTGGATTACCTGGTGGACAAGGCCAATAAAAAAGGCCTCTTTTCCGGCCGGATCGTTGTGATCAAATCCACCGAAGGGGAAGCCGGCGCTTTTGCCGCGCAGGACGGACTTTTTACCACGCACATCAAGGGTGTGGCGCAGGGGAAGCCTGTTGATCAGTACCTGGTGAACGCTTCTATTAGCCGCGTATTGCAATCGAATGCAGAATGGGAGGCCATTCTGGAAACGGTTGCCCAGCCAGCATTGGAGATCATCGTTTCGAATACCACGGAAGTAGGCATTCAATATGTGGAAGAGGATATCGCCGCTGGTGTACCGGCATCTTATCCCGGCAAGCTGCTCGCCTTGCTGTATGAGCGCTACCGCAGGTTCAACGGGGACCCGGGGAAAGGCTTCGTGATCATCCCCACGGAACTGGTGGTGGATAACGGTCAGCTGCTGCAGGAGATCGTGCTCAAACTGGCGGCATTCAACAAGCTGCCGGAAGAGTTTGTCAGCTGGATCAAAACGGCCAATCGTTTTTGCAGTTCACTGGTAGACCGGATCGTGCCGGGGAAGCCGAAAAACCTCAGCGAATGCTGGAAGGAAGCGGGTTATGAAGATGAACTGTGGATCGATGCGGAACCTTTTCTGCTCTGGGCTATCGAAGGTGACGCGGCGGTTGCAGAAAAACTCTCGTTTCAGCAGGCGGATGAAAGGATGCTGATTGCGCCGAGCATTACGCCTTACCGTGAGCAGAAACTCCGCATCCTGAACGGCAGCCATACCGCCGCCGTTTGCCTCGGTTATCTCTCGGGGCTGAATACGGTGTACGAATGCATGCAGGACGCCTTCATGAATAACTTCTTTAAAAAGGCGGTCATGGAAGAGATACTGCCTACGCTTTCCGCACTGGGTCCGCAAACGGCCCGGTTTGCGCAGGATGTGCTGGACCGTTTCGCCAATCCTTCCATAGAACATAAACTGCTCAGCATAACTTTCCAGACGAGTTCCAAGATGAATGCGCGCAATGTGCAGACCATCCTCCGGTATCACGATGCAAAAGGGCTGCTGCCCGAAAGCATCTGCCTGGGTTTTGCCGCCACATTGCTGTTCCTCAAACCGGCGCAGGAAGTGAATGGAAAGTTCAAAGGAGAGCGCAAGGGTGAATATTATGGTATCAATGATGACAACGCCGCCGTATTCGCAAAATACTGGCAGGCCGTTTCATCGCCGGAGTATGCGGAGGTTGCGGCAATGGTGAATGCTGTTTGCGGGGACAGGAAACTATGGGAAACTGATCTCGCCAAACTGCCGGGCTTCACGGATGCAGTGGCCGGCCACCTGACAGGTATGATGAAACACGGCGTTAAGGCATACATCGCCAATTATTCCAGGGTTATATAA
- the eda gene encoding bifunctional 4-hydroxy-2-oxoglutarate aldolase/2-dehydro-3-deoxy-phosphogluconate aldolase, whose translation MAPHPDTVIKAFEQTGVIPVFYHDSAEISAEVLKACYEGGIRVFEFTNRGENARHNFSVLRDLKTTSMPDLYLGIGTIKNAAEAKQFIDIGADFIVSPVVDAETGAYCKEQNVLWIPGCMTPTEISVAEKSGAPLVKLFPGSALGPGFVKAIKPLFPAMKFMPTGGVEPEKENLKSWFDAGVVCVGMGSNLLSKSLIENKDWAGLTAKFAQTIAFIRALV comes from the coding sequence ATGGCACCACATCCTGATACCGTTATCAAGGCATTTGAGCAAACCGGCGTTATACCCGTTTTTTATCACGATAGTGCGGAGATCAGCGCCGAAGTGCTGAAAGCCTGCTACGAAGGCGGCATCCGGGTATTTGAATTTACCAACAGGGGGGAGAACGCAAGACATAATTTTTCGGTGTTGCGCGATCTGAAGACCACCTCTATGCCGGACCTTTACCTCGGTATCGGCACCATCAAAAATGCTGCGGAAGCAAAACAATTCATCGACATCGGCGCGGATTTTATTGTCAGTCCCGTTGTAGATGCTGAAACGGGGGCTTACTGCAAGGAACAGAACGTATTATGGATTCCCGGCTGCATGACGCCTACCGAGATATCCGTTGCGGAAAAAAGCGGCGCGCCGCTGGTTAAATTGTTCCCGGGAAGCGCACTGGGCCCTGGTTTCGTGAAAGCGATCAAACCACTATTCCCTGCCATGAAATTTATGCCAACAGGAGGTGTGGAGCCTGAAAAAGAAAATCTGAAATCATGGTTTGATGCCGGCGTGGTATGCGTGGGCATGGGATCCAATCTCCTGTCAAAATCACTCATTGAAAACAAAGACTGGGCGGGGCTGACCGCAAAATTTGCGCAAACGATTGCATTTATCAGGGCATTAGTGTAA
- the uxaC gene encoding glucuronate isomerase gives MRTFLSEDFLLQTETAKRLYFDYAKDMPVIDYHNHLPPDEIAADRKFSSLTEAWLKGDHYKWRAMRANGVHEDLITGAAGDWEKFKAWAETVPYTMRNPLYHWTHMELRNPFGITEILNGDNAKKIYDACNAQLPQLSTKALLQHFKVDALCTTDDPCDSLEHHTAVREQGFATKVLPTFRPDKAMGVEDPAAFKAYLQQLGAAADIDINSYAALLEALKKRHDYFHARGGRLSDHGLSFFMQEDFTESALEEAFKTLMAGRQLDAKATAMFKSGTLHFICTWNHEKGWAQQFHAGALRNNNSRLLQRIGADAGVDSIGDWPMAEAMSRFFDGLDKQGKLAKTIVYNLNPAHNEVYATMMGNFQDGSVAGKMQFGSGWWFLDQKDGMEKQMNALSNMGLLSRFVGMLTDSRSFLSYSRHEYFRRILCNLIGHDVENGELPADEKWLGKMVQDIAYNNAKAYFNF, from the coding sequence ATGAGAACATTTCTTTCCGAAGATTTTCTGTTACAAACGGAAACGGCTAAACGATTATATTTTGATTATGCGAAGGATATGCCGGTGATCGATTATCATAATCATCTCCCGCCGGACGAGATCGCAGCGGACCGGAAGTTTTCCAGTCTCACGGAGGCCTGGCTGAAAGGCGATCATTATAAATGGCGCGCCATGCGGGCCAACGGTGTGCATGAGGACCTGATCACCGGGGCGGCAGGCGACTGGGAAAAGTTCAAAGCCTGGGCGGAAACCGTGCCTTACACCATGCGTAACCCGCTTTATCACTGGACGCATATGGAACTGCGCAACCCCTTCGGCATCACGGAAATACTGAACGGCGATAACGCGAAAAAGATATATGATGCCTGTAATGCGCAGTTGCCGCAGCTAAGCACAAAGGCGCTGTTACAGCATTTCAAGGTAGATGCCCTCTGCACAACGGATGACCCCTGCGATTCGCTGGAGCATCACACGGCTGTTCGGGAACAGGGATTTGCCACGAAGGTATTGCCCACCTTCCGGCCGGATAAGGCCATGGGAGTGGAAGATCCCGCGGCGTTTAAAGCGTATTTGCAACAGCTCGGCGCCGCTGCCGATATCGATATCAACAGCTACGCTGCTTTGCTGGAAGCGCTGAAAAAACGTCACGACTATTTTCATGCCCGGGGTGGACGGCTTTCCGATCACGGTCTTTCTTTCTTTATGCAGGAAGACTTCACGGAATCCGCGCTCGAAGAAGCATTTAAAACATTGATGGCAGGCCGGCAACTCGATGCCAAAGCAACGGCCATGTTCAAATCCGGAACGCTGCATTTCATCTGTACCTGGAACCACGAAAAGGGATGGGCGCAGCAGTTCCACGCAGGCGCGCTGCGGAACAACAATTCCCGGCTGCTGCAACGCATCGGCGCGGATGCCGGTGTGGATTCTATCGGGGACTGGCCCATGGCCGAAGCCATGAGCCGTTTCTTTGACGGACTGGACAAACAGGGAAAACTGGCAAAAACGATCGTGTACAACCTGAACCCTGCTCATAATGAAGTGTATGCGACCATGATGGGCAATTTCCAGGATGGAAGCGTAGCCGGCAAAATGCAGTTCGGCTCCGGATGGTGGTTCCTGGACCAGAAAGACGGCATGGAAAAACAGATGAACGCGCTCAGCAATATGGGCCTGCTCAGCAGGTTCGTGGGTATGCTCACGGATTCGCGCAGCTTCCTGTCCTATTCCCGCCATGAGTATTTCAGGAGAATATTGTGTAATTTGATCGGCCATGATGTAGAGAACGGGGAACTGCCGGCCGATGAAAAATGGCTGGGCAAAATGGTACAGGATATCGCATACAATAACGCCAAAGCCTATTTTAATTTTTAA
- a CDS encoding MFS transporter — protein sequence MNSTIVGRYRWRVVALLFFATTINYIDRQVIGLLKPMLEIEFNWSESEYGRIVMIFSACYAVGLLIFGRFVDKVGTKVGYTVSIVVWSIAAVGHAFAKSTFGFAMARGWLGLGEAGNFPVAIKSVAEWFPKKERALATGIFNSGANIGAVAAPAIVPWLAGAYGWQQAFIWTGVIGFVWLAFWLVMYEIPSRHKKISKAEFDYIHSDQVAGDPAVKVKVPWIKLFSIRQTWAFLFGKLLTDPIWWFFLFWLPSYFSTTFNLDMKNIGLPLIVVYTATTIGSIGGGYLSGWFINKGWPVFKARKVSMLIFAICVVPIMAARYVDNMWLVVALISLAAAAHQAWSANIFTTASDMFPKEAVSSVVGIGGMAGSIGGMLFPIVVGALLDHYKALGNIEGGYNVLFLICGVMYLVAWLMMHIFAPKMEQVTIKS from the coding sequence ATGAATTCCACAATTGTTGGCCGGTACCGCTGGCGCGTAGTTGCTTTATTGTTTTTTGCAACGACCATTAACTACATCGACCGGCAGGTAATAGGATTGTTGAAACCTATGCTGGAAATAGAATTTAACTGGAGTGAAAGTGAATATGGCAGGATCGTGATGATCTTCTCTGCCTGTTATGCCGTAGGCCTTTTGATTTTCGGGAGATTTGTAGACAAGGTGGGAACCAAGGTCGGCTACACGGTATCGATCGTAGTCTGGAGTATTGCGGCAGTGGGGCATGCCTTCGCAAAATCCACTTTCGGCTTCGCTATGGCCAGGGGATGGCTCGGCCTGGGGGAGGCAGGCAACTTTCCGGTGGCTATTAAATCAGTAGCCGAATGGTTCCCTAAAAAAGAACGTGCGCTGGCTACGGGAATATTTAACTCCGGCGCCAATATCGGCGCAGTGGCCGCACCGGCTATCGTGCCCTGGCTTGCAGGCGCCTACGGATGGCAGCAGGCTTTTATCTGGACCGGTGTGATCGGTTTCGTATGGCTGGCTTTCTGGCTGGTGATGTACGAGATACCTTCCCGTCATAAAAAAATATCCAAAGCAGAATTTGATTATATCCACAGCGATCAGGTGGCTGGCGATCCCGCTGTAAAAGTAAAGGTACCCTGGATCAAGCTGTTCAGTATCCGGCAGACCTGGGCATTCCTGTTTGGTAAATTGCTGACCGACCCTATCTGGTGGTTCTTCCTGTTCTGGCTGCCCTCTTATTTCTCCACCACCTTTAATCTCGATATGAAGAACATCGGCCTGCCGCTGATCGTAGTGTACACCGCTACCACCATCGGCAGCATCGGAGGAGGTTATCTTTCCGGATGGTTCATCAATAAGGGATGGCCGGTATTCAAGGCGAGAAAAGTATCCATGCTGATCTTTGCGATTTGTGTAGTGCCGATCATGGCTGCACGGTATGTGGACAATATGTGGCTGGTGGTAGCCCTGATCAGTCTGGCTGCGGCTGCACACCAGGCGTGGTCCGCCAATATCTTTACCACAGCATCTGACATGTTCCCGAAAGAAGCCGTAAGTTCTGTTGTAGGGATCGGCGGTATGGCCGGATCTATTGGCGGGATGTTATTCCCCATCGTGGTGGGCGCTTTGCTGGATCATTACAAGGCGCTGGGCAATATTGAAGGTGGATATAACGTGTTATTTCTCATCTGCGGGGTAATGTATCTCGTTGCCTGGCTGATGATGCACATCTTCGCACCGAAGATGGAGCAGGTGACCATAAAAAGCTGA
- the mnmA gene encoding tRNA 2-thiouridine(34) synthase MnmA — translation MSKHGKVLVAMSGGIDSTVTALMLHEQGYEVVGITMKTWDYASAGPSKKETGCCNLDSFNDARAAAVHHGFPHFILDIRDEFGDFVINNFVDEYIAGRTPNPCVLCNTHIKWRALMKRADAMDCEFIATGHYARLRVENGRGVISRGVDETKDQSYVLWGLDQDVVKRTLLPLGVYRKTEIRQMAMDFGYPELAKKAESYEICFVPDNDYRGFLKRKVDGLEERVNGGNFVLADGTIVGKHKGYPFYTIGQRKGLDIALGKPVFVTEIIPETNTVVLGEEHELNRSVMNVGGINFVKYDHLPEGMEALVKIRYKDKGALANVYNGIEAGTAKVNFYEQVKGIAPGQSAVFYEGDDVLAGGIIRR, via the coding sequence ATGAGCAAGCATGGAAAAGTGTTGGTAGCCATGAGCGGAGGGATTGACAGTACGGTCACTGCCCTTATGCTGCATGAGCAGGGTTATGAAGTGGTGGGCATCACCATGAAGACCTGGGATTACGCCTCGGCCGGTCCTTCCAAAAAGGAAACGGGCTGCTGCAACCTGGATTCTTTCAATGATGCCCGTGCGGCTGCCGTGCACCATGGTTTTCCGCATTTTATCCTGGATATCAGGGATGAGTTCGGCGATTTTGTGATCAACAATTTCGTGGATGAATATATTGCCGGACGGACGCCCAACCCTTGTGTGCTGTGCAATACCCATATCAAGTGGCGCGCGTTGATGAAAAGGGCGGATGCCATGGATTGCGAATTCATTGCCACCGGGCACTATGCGCGCCTGCGCGTGGAGAACGGGCGGGGGGTGATCAGCCGCGGGGTGGATGAGACGAAGGACCAGAGTTATGTGCTTTGGGGGCTGGACCAGGATGTGGTGAAACGCACCCTCCTGCCGCTGGGCGTTTACCGCAAAACGGAGATCCGGCAGATGGCCATGGATTTCGGTTACCCGGAGCTGGCTAAAAAAGCGGAAAGCTATGAAATCTGTTTTGTGCCGGACAATGATTACCGCGGGTTCCTGAAGCGGAAAGTGGACGGGCTGGAAGAAAGAGTGAACGGGGGCAACTTCGTGCTGGCGGACGGCACGATCGTGGGCAAACATAAAGGCTATCCTTTCTATACCATCGGGCAGCGGAAAGGGCTGGATATTGCGCTGGGCAAGCCCGTTTTTGTGACCGAGATCATCCCGGAAACCAATACCGTAGTGCTGGGAGAGGAACATGAGCTGAACCGCAGCGTGATGAACGTCGGCGGCATCAATTTCGTGAAATATGATCATCTTCCCGAAGGGATGGAAGCCCTGGTGAAGATCCGGTATAAGGATAAAGGTGCGCTGGCCAATGTGTACAACGGCATTGAAGCAGGCACGGCCAAAGTGAATTTTTACGAACAGGTGAAAGGCATCGCTCCGGGGCAATCTGCCGTTTTCTATGAAGGGGATGATGTGCTGGCTGGCGGGATCATCCGCCGGTAA
- a CDS encoding sugar kinase encodes MEPVRVITFGEILLRLSPEWAKQQAALFVGGAEANVAAALATWGNKVAYISKVPENGLSRQILQQLEQTGISTDRMLWGGDRIGAYYLAQGADLKHAEVVYDRKYSSFSEIKPGTVDWDALLGDAEWFHWSAISPALNADAAMICKEVLEAATRKGMTISTDLNYRSKLWKYGQSPLQVMPELTKYCHLIMGNIWAANMMLGTPLDEAAIAVDRKEQYLEAAKAAAADIIRAFPKCDRVAFTFRFSAAPSHNLYYAVYWKGGELFVSKQYETNEVVDRVGSGDCFMAGLIHANLNGYTEQETISFAAAAAYSKLFVTGDFNLTTRETISQLM; translated from the coding sequence ATGGAACCGGTAAGAGTAATCACATTCGGAGAGATATTATTACGCCTTTCCCCGGAATGGGCTAAACAGCAGGCCGCGCTCTTTGTAGGCGGTGCTGAAGCCAATGTGGCTGCGGCACTGGCAACATGGGGCAACAAAGTGGCCTATATCAGCAAAGTGCCGGAAAATGGTTTATCCAGGCAGATATTGCAGCAATTGGAGCAGACAGGCATATCTACAGACAGGATGTTATGGGGAGGGGACCGCATCGGTGCGTATTATCTTGCACAGGGCGCGGACCTGAAGCATGCGGAAGTGGTTTATGATCGCAAATATTCTTCCTTCAGCGAAATAAAACCCGGCACAGTGGATTGGGATGCGCTGCTGGGAGATGCGGAATGGTTCCACTGGAGCGCCATTTCCCCTGCACTGAACGCCGATGCCGCAATGATCTGCAAAGAAGTGCTGGAGGCCGCTACACGGAAGGGGATGACGATCTCGACAGATCTCAACTACCGCAGCAAGCTCTGGAAATACGGACAGTCCCCCTTGCAGGTAATGCCGGAACTGACGAAGTATTGCCACCTCATTATGGGGAATATCTGGGCGGCGAATATGATGCTGGGCACACCGCTGGATGAAGCGGCCATTGCCGTTGACCGGAAAGAACAATACCTGGAAGCCGCCAAAGCCGCTGCAGCGGACATCATCCGCGCATTCCCGAAATGCGATCGCGTAGCCTTCACATTCCGTTTTTCCGCCGCGCCGTCCCACAACCTTTACTATGCGGTGTACTGGAAGGGTGGCGAACTTTTTGTGTCCAAACAATATGAAACGAATGAAGTGGTGGACAGGGTAGGGAGCGGCGATTGTTTTATGGCGGGTTTGATACACGCCAACCTGAATGGCTATACGGAACAGGAAACAATTTCCTTTGCCGCCGCAGCTGCCTACAGCAAACTGTTCGTGACCGGTGATTTTAATTTGACAACCAGAGAGACCATCTCGCAACTGATGTAA